From Propionispora hippei DSM 15287, the proteins below share one genomic window:
- a CDS encoding transposase — MDDTKSLAHSKWRCKYHIVFAPKYRRQVIYGKIKADIGVILRKLCEYKGVEILE; from the coding sequence ATGGATGATACTAAGAGTTTAGCACATAGTAAATGGCGGTGCAAATATCATATAGTATTTGCACCAAAATATCGTAGACAGGTGATATATGGAAAAATAAAAGCGGATATAGGAGTGATCTTAAGGAAGCTGTGTGAGTACAAAGGTGTGGAAATTTTAGAAG